The sequence TTTGCTGGAGTGAACAAAACATGATCCTAACTCCAGTGAGGACAGCAGTGAGAAACAGGTTCCCCTGCACCATGCAGTGCCTGCCTTGTGTGGCCATGGTAACTAAAAATGTAAGACattatgagggaaaaaaaactgccaAGGCTTTATTGGAAATAGCAGTGAAGAATACTGATTGAAGTATATCTTTAAATTTTTGGGGGATAGTAGTTAATTTTTTACCCAAAGTGCAAGCTAAGCAGATGCTTGCTGTTGACTTTAGAATACCCTTTTCTGGGGAGGGATGGCATTGCCAATTTaagtatttcagatttctttttactaGCAAAGGTGGCCTTTTTGGTTACCCAACAGTATGTTTGCTGAGAAGCCACCaacttttccaaatgaaatggTTCCTCCTGAAGCCCTGTTACATTAGACTAAAGTAATttctctcagctgcttctcacagGGATGCCACGTCCAAACTTTCTGAACAGATCTACGTTGCTGCTGCTGATAGGGCTATCTGCCATGCATTCATGAAGAGCTTATGTCATGCCAGCTCCACCTATCTAATAAACAATAGATTAAACACATTCTCAAGATAGCCCCGAGTCAATCTCATCTCTGAGCATAGGTgctaagaaaggaagaaaatgtgatttatatttttcttctcaggcTAATCAAACTAAATCAAGAACTCCATCTGTTCTGGTCTCTTCACTATCACTCTGGCTAGTAAATTGTACTTCTACAGAAAAGGAGTTTTGACTACTAGCCTCAAAATGCAGGAAAATGCACTGTTAAACCATTAGAAGTTTGTGTAAGTTTTGTGTTGCTGGAGAGCTCTGACTTCTTTGGAATTATCTAGTGGtcagcagccctgcctgtggtgggggttggaactagatggtcttgagggtcttctccaacctcagccattctgtggttccgTGAAAACTGCAAGATGTTTCACTGCTTAGCAACAGGATACTGACTCCTTGTTACAATCTCCTTGTACCACTCTGAATTTACAGAGAAACCACTAATGTGTATGAGAGCCCCAAGAGCTCTTCCTCAACGGTTTTGGAATCGCTTACGTAAAATGAAGCTTTCATATTAGATATGCTTTCTCAACTAGGCTCAAGGAGGTAGACCATAAAATGGATCAGCTTCTCTCCAGGactgctgcacacagctgtaCCATGAATTACTGATGACAAATtgattcaaattaaaaaagggggggaaaaaaaaaggaagaaaaggcaaattAACATATCAacagaaaagaatggaaaaaaaagctgctctTAAGAACAGGTGTAACTTTCAACCCAACATGAAAACTTTGCTATTCCTGGTACTACCTATAATGGGTGAACTTATTTGCTAATGAATGAGCTTAGGTTTTACTGCAAACAAATCaacatttccttattttcatcTCCAGCAGGCTTtggtttttatcttttcctcaAGTCTGGTCTAAAATTTGCATGAAGAGAAATTTCAATGTCTGTTTGGCTATGCATGACTTCTGTAGTATCACGTTTCCCAGAGTGCTACGTTACACGTAGGGGAAAGACACGTCACAGACCTTAAGGAGGCAAAATTGGGAGATTTCACATTGCTTTAATATGGTATCAAGCAGCTCAACAGGTCTGTGGAAGTGAAGAAGAGCAAGCTCCAACAGGTCCTACAGTGTAAGCTTTGGGAATCTAGGGCCCAGGCTTGGAGAGCATTTTTTTATCTAACAGTTTCTCAGAAGTCAATAATGAAAGTATATAATGAATGCCCTTAGATTCAAATTTATTGATTCTGATTTTTGACTCCATTAGGAAGATAGCTTCGGATTGAGTGtgggtaagaaaaaaaattaatccgCTCCTGGATCTTGTACCTATTCAAGTTCCTCTGTTCATGAGGTTATTTACTTGGGCAGTGAAATGTGTACAGTAGAGGAGGAACAGAGGTAAGAATAtgaatttattcctttttaGATTTATTACAATTCTAGTACAGGTTACTTATACTCTATGGTTACTTATACTTTATGTTCAGGGTtattggtggtggtgttttttttgttgtttttttgttttttttgtttgcagtaGCTCTGTGGAAAGCCTTTGAGATGCAGCTTTTGCAGAATACCATTTGAATTCAGCCAAAATCCAATTTCCCCTcccaaatcaaaacaaaaaaataNNNNNNNNNNNNNNNNNNNNNNNNNNNNNNNNNNNNNNNNNNNNNNNNNNNNNNNNNNNNNNNNNNNNNNNNNNNNNNNNNNNNNNNNNNNNNNNNNNNNagaaaaaaagagaaaaaaagaaaaaaaatccccgTTCTACAGTTTCAAACTGTAGATGAGCTTTTGCACATCTTTATGTCAAATTTCAAGTGAGTGAGACTGAAAACAATAAGCCTATGACACAGAGTAGTTTTTAACTAACAGTGCTGATAGAGTAGAAAAGACTTTCCTCTCTGATGTTCCTCTTAACACAGATTTCTGCAATTTAGCTGCACAGGTCAATGCCATgcaacacatttatttcttccatatttGTCTTTGCTGTAGGAGAAGCAGTGAGCAGTTCACACTTAGTTCTGGTGCAGTAAGCTCTATGTGCAGACCCACAGTGTAACTGTGGCACTGTAGTTGCTATCAATACAGTTGCCACACAATAAACGAATTGGGACTTTACACTCCCAGTACTATAAAGGAGCTCAGCACCTGCCAGTTATTGTAGCTACAAGGGGACAGCTGGGAAAACATGAGAAGAATTCAATGAATGTGCAGGAAAACTTCCTGATTCCTGCAGCTAGTGAAGGCTGTAAGGACAGATTACATGGCTGGAAGACAGCATCTGTTACAAGTATTAGCACTGATGCTCTATTAGGCAGAATCTCACAAACCTGTGTTTTAGGTGAGACAAAAAAAGGTCAGGAACACACGATGAAAGTTAGTCCTTTTGGCACTGATACAGCACTACAGTATTTAGGTGAGATTTACCTTTAATGCGCTACTGAAACATGGTGTTTCATTGTGCTGTTGTGATATGCTGCAATTTGAATGTATAAACCTACATTTTAAGTGTACAGCTTCATCTTTCCTAACTTTTCTTCCCGTTGTAATTTAAAATAGGTGTCTAGGAAAGAAAGATATGGAAATTCCACACTGCAGAATGACAAACTGTGTACATTCAGATCATGTTCCTAAACTCTTGTCACTAAATCTGAAGGACTACACGCTTAGAAAGTTGGGAAtttcaaaattagaaaaaaagttgacTTAGAGCAACTTTTATTCACAATAATTGTACTGTGAATGCAGTATATTCTTTTACTTTCTCATATGAAATTATGCTGTATTAAAATGTTCCAGAGAGCTTTCCACTGCATGTGAAATCCACAAACACAGTACAAAAGTTTTGAATATCTGGAATATCcaaatttccatttccttcttgcTTCCTCCTTCTGCACCAATCTCATTCTACGGCAGAAAGCACTTGTTCTTACTGACTGGTTACAGGGAGACCATGTTCAGTGTTTCCTTATGAGAAGGAAGGACTGACTGGTGGTGGTTTCGATACACATCTTTGCATAGCACTGGCAGTAAGCGTACTGTAGGTCACCCAGCAGGTTTGGGCTTGAACTTTAAAATGGCTGGGAATGACCTTCCAGTAAGCACTATTCATAAATTACAAAGATTATTGTATTCTAGCCATCTTAGGCACATAAGCTTTCATAAGTAGGTGTAAGAACTTTAATGCAACACAACTCAACTTAGAATAGtacattatttttcatctgacaCCACTAAAGGTGACATTGCTACAGGAAAGAGCTGAAACATTGATTCCTGCCTTATTGCCCTGTTCAGTCTTCTGAAGACTGATTTTAATAAGAAGTGTATCTGCAAAAAACACAGGTTGCTATGCTAGCTAtcagggaaaggggaaaagggacAAGTCTTCGAATAGCTCCTTTTACAGCTGAAGAGTACCTGCTGGCTGATGGATGGAACACAGAGTCAATGGAAGAAGTATCCATATTAAAAACCGAAGAAAAAGCAGATCAGCAAATTATTCGTGACACATTTCTGCTGTAAGTGACAGGtaagaaaacagcactgtggATTTCTGATGACTGTAGAGCCTTGCCATCCCATCCCTAAGCCAAGCATCCCGATAGTGGTTAAAACAGGTAAGTcatggggttttttgtttgtttgctttcaaacaGATTAGCTTCAGGTATTAGTTTCTGTGCTTTGGatgtttcaatttttattaCACACATTAAAAACACTTAGATTTGCTGGCCGCCCAAAGCCCTCAGTACTGGAAATCCAGACAATGGTACCTCAGCTTGTACTCAAGTTTGAAAGCATTccatttaagaaaatgtaaataatctCTCACAGATGCCTCCCACATTATCCCACCTTTATCTCAACATGAAGTATTCTATCAGAGAGCATGCTGGAAGAAATCTAGACTTGCTGTCTGGATTTTTCTTGCGGTAACAGTTTAAATAGGTGATGAAAATACAGCCTTAGAGCCCTGATCCTGGAGAAGGCACGACTTTCTCAACAGAAAATACTTAGAAAGAGTTATAGCTGTATGGAGATCACAATTAAACCcccaaaatgtattttcaagcaCAATTTTGTATCGCCCCATAGTATGAAAGACGCAGATTTAATCTCGAACTGCTCACTGATGCTTTCAAAATGCAGACAGTATCTCACAGTCAAACAGATCTCAACGGACAGATTACTTGCATGGATTTTACCAACTTACAGAGATTGTAATTATgcttttcctgatgtttttaTTAGGTTGACTGGTTAATACTTTTAACTTGCTCATGATTTTGTTCGACCGCTTGAAATCAGCGACTCTGTTTCCTGTAAACAACtcacaaagcaaacacagaaagcTACACGAGGCTGTTTGCTTTCGGACTGGGAGCGGCAGAACAGCAAACAACGTTGAACACAGAATGTTAACACTCTCCCAGAAGTGGTTTCAGAACAAATGGTAAAAATGTATGCAggcacagagagctgtggtCACCTCTCAAAGAGAGGCTATCCCTCAGATCACCTTCAGCAGAATCACTGagaaaaaattactaaaaaCAATCCTTTTAAGTTAAGAGTTACGGAAGCAGCCAGTGTCACACCACTGAACATGTCCTACGTTACCCTTAAGTGAAAGTACAGACTGCTCATAATAAAAGGACAATTTATCCAGTTATTTTtgtcagaaagcaaatgaagcCTTTAAGCACCTTTTCGTCTTTATAGTTCAGTTTGTACTTATATTTTTGTGAGAAATATTACTAATACTTTGGTGACCATTTTACTTTTGTAGACTGAACAATATCATTTCAGCGCTAGCTAAAggaatacaaaacaaagcactacatttttcagaaattcagaatatattttcagGAAAGTATAGAACTTATAGTACATTCATGTttatagcagaaatgctgagtcgtagcctgaagcagtgatggagcacctggtgggaaggcagggccagcccaggggagctcaggtgcatgcagtgcaatGCACTGAGTGATGNNNNNNNNNNNNNNNNNNNNNNNNNNNNNNNNNNNNNNNNNNNNNNNNNNNNNNNNNNNNNNNNNNNNNNNNNNNNNNNNNNNNNNNNNNNNNNNNNNNNCGGCCGGTGTGTAACGCCGTTCGGGAAAAGTCCGGGCCGGGCTGCCTCCGTCGGCGCGGATTGCGCTGGGGAAAGTGCGTCTCAACTTGTGGCTGCGCCTGCCCGTCCCGTCGGGTAGCCCCTCTTTCTTCGTTTTTAACGTTAATGCGGTAATAACGCAGCCTTCTAACTACGGTTCAGATAACGTGTTCGCTCACTAAGAATGTGGATTTTTTGCAAGGATTTTCGTTCTGTGCcgtgctgcctttctgctgctgtgctgtccttCCACCTCTCTGCAGCCGTCACCTTTTGGGAGCCAGAGCAGGGTTTGTTCTGTGTCCCCAGCTTTGTTTCTGGAGTGAGACGTTGCTGATACGTAACGTCCTGAACTGAAATCCACAGTCCTCACTTGTTCAAGCTGTTTTTCCCTGCTGTTCCAACAGCGCTGACCCAAACAGAGTTAATTATTAGCTTAACGCCCTTTTTAGATGGTTAAATTGTACTAGATACTTGGATTCATGAAGTGGTTTTCTTGTTGCATTTGCTGATACTTTTGTTTCAGCCCTGATTTTGGTAGACTCGTACAGTGCTTTGCCAAGACGAGTCTGTCTTTATTCCACGTTCTCTTTCCATACCTTCTACCACGTTATCGTGGTCCCCTATGCCTTGCACGCAGTGATTCAGCTCTGGTTTTTATTTAGGCTACGCTGTTCCTCCGCCGGCCTCGCAGCCGAACTACTCGAGCACATACACCATCAttcagcagcctgctgccaccACCTCTGTCGTAGTAGTTGGAGGCTGTCCCGCCTGCAGGTAAAACCCTCTTCCACTTGAGAGATAAACTGCCCTGGGTTTTGTGTTTGAGATAAATGTCTGTATAGCTGCtagttttttttgtctgtgtgtgtattaGAATGGAACTGACtaaaaaagcactgaagttTTGCAGTGCTTTAATGTGATCCATCCTAGTGGGCCCCAGACGACTGCTGTAGTTGATACAATAGGCTTCTTGCAAACATGAATCTGTCCTGTGTGGAGGAGGAAGATCTTCAAGCTGTGTTCTTAATGAAAAGGAAGTTCAGTGACGGATGCAGAGGGTGGGTTGTTGGGAGAAGGGGTGCCAGAAAGTTCTTTCTGGTGCTCTTGTGACCACTGGAAGTGAGGAGCGTGACTTCATTGTGAAACACTGTGGTTTCTGACCATGGCACTTCTGttctccagcactgcctgcGCTGAATCTCCCCGTTCCCCAGCCCAGGCTGCGCAGAGCCACGCGGGGCAACGGGCAGTATTGAGTGGGAGCATCAGTACTGTTGGGTTTGGAAGTTCTCTTTCTTTAGAAGTGCCTTTACTGTAGAAGTACGGGAAGAGTAATAGATGTGGTTCCAAGTGTTAATCTGACAAAGTggtgaaaatcagaaaaagagcGGTCAGCTATTAGCTGGGATTGCAATGAAAGGACAACTTCAGAGATCAACAGTTGTAAAATAGATGAtctaaaaaaaaggaaaaggaagaaggtaGGCATAACATTAGTGTTATGAGTCTGCAGTGGTTCCTTTGCACTTCTCAGCTCTGCTCATACCAGGATATTGACTAATGGGTGAAGGCAGCCTGgttgctgctggtgcagctgagGCATTTGTGTGCCTGGCCAGCTCAGACTCAAACGCAGAGTCCTCCTTCTGTTAGAATGTATCAGAACCACCCTTCTGGTGTCTTATGAAAAGGCGATCGTTTTCTGCAAGTCTGAGACTTCTCTGGTCCATTTCAAAACACGTAGGAAGCAAACTTACTGGAGTGGCTTAAACGATATCAGGTTTCAGTGTGACAGACGTGATGGAGATGGCTGTGATGGCAGAGGCTGTGTCGCATGccttttggttttgttaaaaCTGCTGTCCATTTGAGAGTCAGCACCTGCCTGCTGAAATTCCACTAGTTAAGGCTGAGAATCCTGTACCATCTGGAGCTCTTAATCTGAAAGATGTATGTTTTAAACAGCGAGGGAAAGTAGCCTCTGAGCTGTGAGCAGAGTGTGGTCAGTCCTGCTGCTGGAGTCATTCCACTAATGCCGTATGTTTATGTGCCCAGCCAGGAGACAGAAAAGATGCTATGCCTTGCTTGGTAAGGCAGGCAGTGTGTTGTACAGACCTTGCCCTAAACccaagaaatctgaaaaaaatgaatatggaAGTATCTTCTGTGATGACTCGGGGTTGACAGACTCCTGCTGGTATCTTTagggtttctttgtttttcttgtagcGACCCTGAGATGCTCTAGGAGATTCTTTTGAAAGGATAATTTGCAAGTACGGTATCTATGCCTAGGGTCCTTCTAGCCAAATCTGGGAAAACGAGCGAGTCCGAATATTTGTAAGGCATTCTTAAGTGACCTGATTTCAACAGTTTTCTTCAGTCATCAGCCTTGTGCTGCTGGGGGCAGCCAGAGTTCTGTACATGGCACTCCTGAGaggcactgtgctgtgcagctccaACTGCAGGGCtctcctcagcactgctgagtgtTGTTGGTCGGAATCCCAAGGACCAGCACTGAGTATCGCCGTGTCATGGCCTTCTTTGCACAGTGCTTTTTCCCAGCTATCTAGAGGAGTCAAAGCCTCGGTGATAATACTGAGGGCAGAGAAGCACTGTTTGGTTGTCTTCTGATTAGTTAAGGAGTTGATGTTGtggtgctgcagcagaagcTGGTGAGATTTGGTGGGAAGCGTGCTGCTCCATCTGTTAGCGGGATCCTGAAGAGGCAGGGTTGGTGTTCTGGAAGGTTACACTGGCTTATTCTCTTACAGCTCAAAATCCCCTTTGACTCCTCAAGACCTTGAATGTAGTTCTAGCTCACTTCTTGGCCTGGAAACCCATTTTATGAAGAGTGCAGCATGTAAATACATTCTGAATGCCACACTGAACAGAAGGATTCTGAGAGGGCATTGGTAACATAAAAAGCTGTTAATGGTGTGTAAAAAAATTTTATTAAGCTACGAAGGCAGCCTTTCTGTTACTCCTCTGATTTGGTGCACAGTTATTAGAGAAACTCATCTGTTTTTGAACATGAGGAAAACTCTTTGGTTGTGCCAAGAATGCAACTGGCACAGCTAAGCCCACTGATGGAGTTCCTGCCCTCGGAAACAAATCAGGCTTCTGTACTATGGCATGTGAATAGTGCTGATTGAACTGAAAACTATTTCTGATGTAAAATGTTTGATGGTGAGGAGAAACATGCAGTACTGGTCTGTTATTTGGGCAGAGGCCATCTCACTGCAGTCACAGATGACTTTGGAAGTAATATCCTATGGTGGTTAGCTGGTGATCTTCAGGCTCCATTTGTCCtgtgaattaaaagaaatgaatatgtACAAGTATCTTCAGAAGTTTCCTCTAGAGACAGGTGGCAGTGTCCCTGGCCACCATGTTAATGCCTTTTGAAGCACTGACTTACCCTCTGAAGCACTGGTGTCTTTGAGGGATGACTCTCCCGTCTTGTGATCTGTCCCCCTTGCCTAAAGTTATTCATTAGACAGATCATCCTCATTCATCCTTGGTCAGCGTTGCTTTCTAATTACAGACTTCAGCATTGCTGTGTGTCTTGCCTTTGTGTCATGCAGAAGTCAGGCTGGCTGTGGTGCTGTTGGTTCAGTGTGAGCTCTTCCTCCAACCCAGCCCTGATGTACAGAGGATCAAACTGAGATGCGGAATGCTGTCGCTTTTACTGCAGGAAGCTGACATGTAAGGATCGGCAAAGTCTGGCTTTGAAGCTAGGAACCATCTTATGTTCCCACGAACAGTTTGAGTCACTACAGCCGGAGGTTCAGCCGTGTCAGTGTCTTTTTAGCTTGGAGATGGCAGTTCAGCAGCTTCCCTTCAGGTCgcctccattttccttttccccatcttttGGTGGTGGGATTACCAACTGCAGAGGGGTATTTGCTTTCCCGTTGCTTGACAGAAGATGGATCTATTTAAAAATTGTGAAAGCATTCTTTTACCTGAAGTTTGCAGTGGGGTTCTTCCAGAACCTGGGGCAGAACCATGATTGGCCCTGGTGGGTTTTGATGTTCCTATTTGATGAGCTctcaaggaaggaaaggatGAGAGGAAAATATATTGCTTCTGGATTGTAGTGGTTTTGTCTTCTGACAGCTATAAAATACCTCCTTGAGAAGGGTTATGGTGGGTTCCAGATTGTAATAATACTGAAACTTCTGCTGGGATTGGAGAATGAGACAGCTGCGAATAAATCCTCGCTTATTCTCACATCTCTTGGAGCCTTCTTCCTGCCACAGACTGTGGGGCTTGTCTTGTTTGGATCTGACTTGCTAAAGGAGTAGGTTCTGagattttgttggttttgtttttaaaattcaattagGTGCATCACTGCTCAGAGGGTACATTCTAGGAAAATTACATTTCAATGCTAAACTCCTTCAAAATTTCAGTCTTCTGGTTTCACTTTGGTTATTTCAATCACAGGTGCTGTGTGTGATTTGATAGAAGCTCTTTCAGAGTACAGGGTTTCCGTGGCTGTTCAGAATAAATCCATTTAAATGTTAACTAATCGTTCCATTTATAATTTCACAATGTGTATCAGCTGAATATCTCAGGAAGCAGAAAGATGTGGCTATTGATCAGATGTGCCCTCTTAAGGAAAACCTGTGGGTTTGGGTTTGTGGCAGCAGGCTGACGTGCTGCGGAGACCCTTTGGGATCTTGTGAGCAAAGCCAGCTTTGAAATAGCATTTaaaaggctgctctgaagagGGGCAGCTGTAAAGGTGTAGCAGCTGGCGGTGCTGCTTTGTGTCACAAAGAAGACGGGCCTGTGGTGAGAATGGAAGCGGCTCCCTTTCGTTTGCTGCTGGGAACATCGGGGCCTTCTTCCCTGCTGCGCTGTAATTTGGTGGCTGCAGCAGTTAGGGCATGAAATTCAGCAGCGACTTCTGCATGTGACTGCTAAGAAGAGAGCTGTGACAGAGCAGACTTGAGTAGAAGCCACGAGTGCCTCTTGGCATTACTGGCTAGGCTAGCACAGCTGTAACTTCGACCCTGCCTGGGAGTGGAGGCACTGGGTGCTTAGCTGGTGGCCCGTTGCCcgaggccagcagggaggcCCTAAGCCCCTCAGAGGGGTCCCACCTGAGAACAGCGCAGCTCTGCACTTCCTGAGGGTTTTTATGCTACTGTTTTGAACCGAGTTTTGGAAGATAATcaaaacacatctttttttaataaatgaggCTTTATGCAGCTAACAAGGTACAGCAGAAACCCATTCCCTTAAGAGCCActgttttaaataagaaattaaaaatatataaaataatctgGTCCCCAATTCCCAACCAGTCACTGTGTCAGAGCTGATAGCTCTGTCTTCCTGACCCCTTCGTGTGGGTGTCTGTATTCTGACAACTGGCTGTTCTTGTGGCAAGGAGGAGGAGCCTGGTCCTGTTTGCTTGGTGAAAAGGTATCCAGAGGTGCAGTAATTTGGATGTGTATGCAGGTGAGTGAGGGAAAACACAGATCAGAAACCATTGGGTGTGCACgagctggggctggaggagctggcagctcttgCAGAAGTAATGGCATGCATTACTGTCActcgctgctgctgctcacaggtGACACTGCTTAACCTAGCTGCTCTTGCTGCATTGGGTAGGATAGGCACAAAGAGGAGCTGTCTCTGTTTCCTATTCACAGTTAACTTTGGAAGTGGCACGCAAATCTATCCTGCTTGTCACCTTCTGACAGCCTCCACTGAAATCTAAAGTTAAAGACTCTGCCAGCGCTGTGGCTGGGAATGGACACAGCTCTGAGATCTGCACTTGTTTATGGGTCTGATCGGCGTGTGAGACAGCTGCAGGGTCCTGTCAGCAAAGTGTAGTTTCTTTTCATGCCCTGCAGGGCTGATCATGCACCTGGAGTGCTGTCTTTGATTGGGATGACCATTGGTTGTCACTTAATAAGGGATGAAAAAACGCTGATAAGCGTACATTTAAATGCTGTGATGTAGTGTTAAGTCTAAAAATGCCCACATTAAATTGCACTGGTGTTGAGTTTGCAAATCTCAGTGTTGCCTCTCTGATCCTGAGCGTGAGACTTCATGTTTAGAGACTTACTTTCAAGAAAAGATTTGTCTGAAAAGTAATTTGGCATTAAATGCTCGTCAGTGGGGAGAACTGACCTTACTTTAtggagctggcagctgcagtaTAGCTTAAATCCTAGACACTGCTTGCAGTATAAATAAACCTTTCCACTTTTAGATGGGGAGTGGTGCACTTCTAATCAGCTTATGTGTGGTTATGCCATAGAACAAAACTTATGTTTGGTTCCGTTAACGAATCTACAGTTTGAATATGGAATCTGACCACCCTGTCGCTGAGGTACACgagcacaaactgaaatattcatgtTCTCCTTTATAAAAagtcttttcctcctcctccatttAGTAACTCCCTAAGCAGGGGTGGTGATTGGATAAGCGTTCATCTAAAATTAGGTGCTGACACAAACCCACAGACCAGAGAGTGCTCGTGTAGTGACTGCTGTGGTGTGACTGAGTGCCGTGCAGCGCCGTGCTGCAAGTTGGGCACATCCGTACCTCTGCTGCATCCCAAGCCATGgctctggtgctgctggtgctccCCCCGTGCTCTGTCCCTCAGGGCCTGGttctgctgctggtggtgaATCTCACAATTTGTTgcgttatttttattttttaactggcACTCAGTGTGACCAAAGAGCGCTTCCCAGATCCCCGTGTTTAGGGGGAAGCGTTTGAAGTAAATTCTATTTAAAGTGTCAGAGACATCTGCTGAGCGGAGGACTCGGCTCCTTGCAGGCTCATTCAGAGGGCTGATGGTAACAGGTTGGACAGCAGTCCTCAGTGCTGGGTTTGCAGCTCCGTAGGGCTGAGCAGAAATACCTGGTGAGCCCTCTGATGTTCAACCAGTGCCTGCGTTCCTTGAGGCCAAACCACAGCGAGGCTGTTTATGTTCTTCCCTGAGCACTGGCTTACTTGTCACAAAGGTAGACTCCAGGGAGGGAGCTTAGCATGAAATTCATACCAGACAAGGAAAAGACACACAAACACTAACAAAGCAAGAGCCAAATGCTTCTAGGAAGAGGATGCTCAGTGTGTGCAAACTGAAATGCTGCGTTAGTGTAATAGCAAGACAAGGGAGGAGTTTGTAGGCCCCACGTACTGTGCTGCATACTTGGTGGGCCTTTTCCAAAGCAATGCTTTTTGTGTCACTGAAAGGCCTGGAAATGGGCTTTGCCTTTCCTGGATGGATCTGTAGTACTGGAAACTAAAATCTGTAGTTACTTAGAGACGTCTGCATTGTGTCTGTACCTGTCTGCAAGTGTAGTGTCCTACCTGGTTCACCTGTGCAGAGGGAAACAGAGCGGCCTTATCTGACATTCCCCAGCTTCTGCCACTGATCTTTATTTGGGGTGTTCAGCATCTCATGCTTTTCCACAAATACCAGACACAATATTTGACTACAGCACAGTCTTTAATTACAGTCAAATTTGGGGGTCACTTACAACAAAATTGTTCAGTTCCAGTGTCTGGATGTGCCCTAGCGAAGAAATTGTGATGAAGCTTTCCATATCTGCATACAGAAGTCTGGATGAAACATTCATAATCCTGAGTATATACAGCAAAATATCTGCCTTTGTAGCGTATTTGCCTTTCTTCCAGTTGTGACAGTGCTGACTTGTTCTGTTGGTAACTTCTTAATGACTCCTTccacatttctttctcctgctgtaccttctgcccctctgctgttcttcccACCCCTCTTTTGGTTTAATGGGGAATTCTCTGTGGTGAGAGGGGAAGGGAAACGTCTGCTGGTGCTGTGGTGTGATGGGAACCCTGGGCTGGAGCTCATTGTAGCAGAGCA comes from Meleagris gallopavo isolate NT-WF06-2002-E0010 breed Aviagen turkey brand Nicholas breeding stock chromosome 16, Turkey_5.1, whole genome shotgun sequence and encodes:
- the BRI3 gene encoding brain protein I3, which encodes RRSGKVRAGLPPSARIALGKVRLNLWLRLPVPSGYAVPPPASQPNYSSTYTIIQQPAATTSVVVVGGCPACRVGVLEDTFTCLGVLCAIVFFPIGILFCLALRQRRCPNCGAAFG